One genomic segment of Tiliqua scincoides isolate rTilSci1 chromosome 6, rTilSci1.hap2, whole genome shotgun sequence includes these proteins:
- the ABCE1 gene encoding ATP-binding cassette sub-family E member 1, whose translation MADKLTRIAIVNHDKCKPKKCRQECKKSCPVVRMGKLCIEVTSQCKIAWISETLCIGCGICIKKCPFGALSIVNLPSNLEKETTHRYCANAFKLHRLPIPRPGEVLGLVGTNGIGKSTALKILAGKQKPNLGKYDDPPDWQEILTYFRGSELQNYFTKILEDDLKAIIKPQYVDQIPKAAKGTVGSILDRKDETGTQTIVCQQLDLTHLKERNVEDLSGGELQRFACAVVCIQKADIFMFDEPSSYLDVKQRLKAAITIRSLINPDRYIIVVEHDLSVLDYLSDFICCLYGVPSAYGVVTMPFSVREGINIFLDGYVPTENLRFRDASLVFKVAETANEEEVKKMCMYKYPGMRKKMGEFELSIVAGEFTDSEIMVMLGENGTGKTTFIRMLAGRLTPDDKSEVPVLNVSYKPQKISPKSTGSVRQLLHEKIRDAYTHPQFVTDVMKPLQIENIIDQEVQTLSGGELQRVALALCLGKPADVYLIDEPSAYLDSEQRLMAARVVKRFILHAKKTAFVVEHDFIMATYLADRVIVFDGIPSRSTVANSPQTLLAGMNKFLSQLEITFRRDPNNYRPRINKLNSIKDVEQKKSGNYFFLDD comes from the exons ATGGCTGATAAACTAACAAGAATTGCTATTGTCAACCACGATAAATGTAAGCCAAAGAAATGCCGCCAGGAATGCAAGAAAAGTTGCCCTGTGGTTCGAATGG GAAAACTGTGCATAGAAGTAACATCACAGTGCAAAATAGCATGGATTTCTGAAACACTATGCATTGGGTGCGGTATTTGCATTAAG AAATGTCCTTTtggagccttgtcaattgttaactTACCTAGCAATCTGGAGAAAGAAACAACACACAGATACTGTGCCAATGCCTTCAAACTTCACAG GTTGCCTATTCCACGTCCCGGAGAAGTGCTGGGTTTGGTTGGAACTAATGGTATTGGGAAGTCAACTGCCTTGAAAATCTTAGCAGGAAAACAGAAGCCAAACCTTGGGAAATACGAT GACCCACCTGACTGGCAAGAAATCTTGACTTACTTTCGAGGATCTGAGTTGCAGAACTATTTCACAAAGATCCTTGAAGATGATCTCAAGGCAATCATTAAACCCCAGTATGTGGACCAGATTCCTAAAGCTGCTAAA GGAACAGTGGGCTCTATATTGGACAGGAAGGATGAAACTGGCACCCAGACTATTGTGTGTCAGCAGCTCg ATTTGACCCATCTGAAAGAGCGAAATGTTGAAGATCTGTCAGGAGGAGAACTTCAGAGATTTGCCTGTGCTGTGGTCTGCATTCAGAAGGCTGACAT CTTCATGTTTGATGAGCCCTCCAGCTACCTAGATGTTAAGCAGCGCCTGAAAGCTGCCATTACCATTCGATCTCTAATTAACCCAGATAG ATACATTATTGTCGTGGAGCATGACTTGAGTGTGCTGGATTATCTCTCTGACTTCATCTGCTGCTTGTATGGTGTGCCAAGTGCTTATGGTGTTGTCACTATGCCTTTCAGTGTAAGAGAAG GCATAAATATTTTCTTGGATGGCTACGTTCCGACAGAAAACTTAAGGTTCCGAGATGCGTCACTTGTTTTTAAAGTGGCAGAAACTGCTAATGAAGAAGAAGTTAAAAAAATGTGTATGTATAAATATCCTGGAATGAGAAAGAAGATGGGAGAATTTGAGCTATCAATCGTAGCTGGTGAATTCACTGACTCTGAGATCATGGTAATGCTGGGGGAAAATG gaacTGGCAAAACTACATTCATTCGCATGCTTGCTGGAAGGCTTACACCTGATGATAAAA GTGAGGTGCCAGTCCTAAACGTTAGTTATAAGCCACAAAAGATCAGTCCTAAATCTACA GGAAGTGTACGTCAGCTACTTCATGAAAAGATTCGAGATGCTTATACACATCCACAGTTTGTGACTGATGTCATGAAGCCTCTACAAATAGAAAATATCATCGATCAAGAG GTGCAAACATTGTCTGGAGGTGAGTTGCAGCGGGTTGCTCTTGCTCTCTGTCTTGGCAAGCCTGCTGATGTCTACCTGATTGATGAACCTTCTGCATACCTGGACTCAGAGCAACGTCTGATGGCAGCTAGAGTTGTCAAACG TTTCATTCTCCATGCTAAAAAAACTGCCTTTGTGGTAGAGCATGACTTCATCATGGCCACCTACCTAGCAGATCGTGTGATTGTCTTCGATGGCATTCCATCCAGGAGCACAGTGGCGAACAG TCCTCAGACCCTTTTGGCTGGCATGAATAAGTTTTTGTCTCAGCTTGAAATTACTTTCAGAAGAGATCCAAACAATTACAGACCAAGAATAAACAAACTCAATTCAATCAAG gaTGTGGAACAAAAGAAGAGTGGAAACTACTTTTTCTTAGATGATTAA